The following coding sequences lie in one Sphingomonas sp. M1-B02 genomic window:
- a CDS encoding homocysteine S-methyltransferase family protein, which translates to MTPRETLLAEAAKRILITDGAFGTEIQNWKLSEDDYAGDLGLSHDQKGNNDILALTKPEVPESIHRAYFAAGADIAETNTFSANKISQADYGAEHLVREINVQSAAMARRVADEFQAEDGRPRFVAGALGPTNKTLSLSPDVNDPGYREIDFDYLKEVYREQIDALVEGGVDFILIETVFDTLNAKAGIMAAIEAGKDLGRDLPIMMSMTLTDLSGRNLSGHTVEAFWHAVRHAKPLTIGLNCSFGAEQLRPHVKTLSALCDTLIMVYPNAGLPNELGEYDEMPATTAALVKEWADAGQVNVLGGCCGSTPAHIAAIAEAVKALEPRRIAVPEVQTRLAGLEPFTMAA; encoded by the coding sequence ATGACACCACGCGAAACCCTATTGGCCGAAGCCGCCAAGCGCATCCTGATCACCGACGGTGCGTTCGGGACCGAGATCCAGAACTGGAAGCTTTCCGAGGACGATTATGCCGGCGATCTCGGCCTGAGCCACGATCAGAAGGGCAATAACGACATCCTTGCGTTGACCAAGCCCGAGGTGCCGGAATCGATCCACCGCGCTTATTTCGCGGCCGGGGCGGACATCGCCGAGACGAACACCTTCTCGGCCAACAAGATCAGCCAGGCGGACTATGGCGCCGAGCATCTGGTGCGCGAGATCAACGTCCAGTCCGCGGCGATGGCGCGGCGCGTGGCCGACGAGTTCCAGGCCGAGGACGGCCGCCCGCGCTTCGTCGCCGGCGCGCTGGGGCCGACCAACAAGACGCTGTCGCTGAGCCCCGACGTCAACGATCCCGGCTATCGCGAGATCGACTTCGATTATCTCAAGGAAGTCTATCGCGAACAGATCGACGCGCTGGTCGAGGGCGGGGTGGACTTCATCCTGATCGAGACGGTGTTCGACACGCTCAACGCCAAGGCGGGGATCATGGCGGCGATCGAGGCCGGCAAGGATCTGGGCCGCGATTTGCCGATCATGATGTCGATGACGCTGACCGATCTTTCGGGGCGCAACCTCTCCGGCCACACGGTCGAGGCCTTCTGGCATGCGGTGCGCCATGCCAAGCCGCTGACGATCGGTCTCAACTGCTCGTTCGGGGCGGAGCAGTTGCGTCCGCATGTGAAGACGCTGAGCGCGCTGTGCGACACGCTGATCATGGTCTATCCCAATGCCGGCCTTCCCAACGAACTGGGCGAATATGACGAGATGCCGGCGACGACCGCGGCCTTGGTCAAGGAATGGGCCGATGCCGGGCAGGTCAATGTGCTCGGCGGCTGCTGCGGATCGACCCCGGCGCATATCGCGGCGATCGCCGAGGCGGTGAAAGCGCTCGAGCCGCGGCGGATCGCGGTGCCCGAGGTGCAGACCCGGCTGGCGGGGCTCGAGCCCTTCACGATGGCGGCCTGA
- a CDS encoding GNAT family N-acetyltransferase, translating into MADGDTWRVREASADDARALALVGAATFLDAFAGVLQGEAIVAHCARVHSDAAYRNALAGGARAWLAESVTGGAPIGYALLGTPDLPGAQAGDVELKRIYLLARFHGSGAGAALMQAAVAAAGGHERLLLGVYAGNARAIAFYRRQGFVPVGERQFDVGGTLHDDLVFARPLAS; encoded by the coding sequence ATGGCTGACGGCGACACCTGGCGCGTGCGGGAGGCCAGCGCGGACGACGCCCGGGCGCTGGCGCTGGTCGGCGCCGCGACCTTTCTGGATGCCTTTGCCGGGGTGCTGCAGGGTGAGGCGATCGTCGCCCATTGCGCGCGAGTTCATTCCGATGCGGCTTATCGGAACGCCTTGGCGGGCGGCGCGCGGGCATGGCTGGCCGAGAGCGTCACCGGCGGTGCGCCGATCGGCTATGCGCTGCTCGGCACGCCCGATCTGCCCGGCGCCCAAGCCGGTGACGTCGAGCTCAAGCGCATCTATTTGTTGGCGCGCTTCCACGGCAGCGGCGCAGGGGCCGCGTTGATGCAGGCGGCGGTTGCGGCGGCCGGCGGGCATGAGCGGCTGCTGCTGGGCGTCTATGCCGGCAATGCCCGCGCCATCGCTTTCTATCGTCGGCAGGGCTTCGTGCCTGTCGGCGAGCGCCAGTTCGACGTGGGCGGTACGCTCCACGACGATCTCGTCTTCGCCCGGCCGCTAGCTTCCTGA